The proteins below come from a single Balaenoptera acutorostrata chromosome 2, mBalAcu1.1, whole genome shotgun sequence genomic window:
- the F2RL2 gene encoding proteinase-activated receptor 3, whose protein sequence is MKAVIFVAVGTLLLSPASCQSGMEGDTDNLAKATLPIKTFRGAPPNSFEEFPLSAIEGWTGTTTTVKIKCPEESVSNLHVNNATVRYLSSSLSTRLIPAIYILVFVVGVPANVVTLWMLFFRTRSIRMNIFYANLAIADFLFCVTLPFRIAYHLNGNNWVFGEVMCRATTVIFYGNMYCSILLLACISINRYLAIVHPFTYRGLPKRTYALLTCGLVWTTVFLYMLPFFILKQEYYLVQQDITTCHDVHNTCESSSPFQLYYFISLAFFGFLIPFLVIIYCYTAIIWTLNAKDRRWLWYVKASLLILVIFTICFAPSNIILIIHHANYYYNNADGLYFIYLIALCLGSLNSCLDPFLYFLMSKITDHSTAYLTMVKSS, encoded by the exons ATGAAAGCTGTCATCTTTGTAGCTGTTGGAACACTGCTTCTGTCACCTGCTTCCTGTCAAAGTG GCATGGAAGGTGATACAGACAACTTGGCAAAGGCAACCTTACCCATTAAGACCTTCCGTGGAGCTCCCCCGAATTCTTTTGAAGAGTTCCCCCTTTCTGCCATAGAAGGCTGGACAGGAACCACCACAACTGTAAAAATCAAGTGCCCTGAAGAAAGTGTTTCAAATCTCCATGTGAATAATGCTACCGTGAGGTACCTGAGCAGCTCTTTAAGTACCAGACTGATACCTGCCATCTACATCCTGGTGTTTGTAGTAGGTGTGCCAGCCAACGTGGTGACCCTGTGGATGCTCTTCTTCAGGACCAGATCCATCCGTATGAACATCTTCTATGCCAACCTGGCCATTGCAGACTTTCTTTTTTGCGTTACACTGCCCTTTAGAATAGCATACCATCTCAATGGGAACAACTGGGTATTTGGAGAGGTCATGTGCCGGGCCACCACAGTCATCTTCTACGGCAACATGTACTGTTCCATTCTGCTCCTCGCCTGCATCAGTATCAACCGCTACCTGGCCATTGTCCATCCTTTCACTTACCGGGGGCTGCCCAAGCGCACCTATGCCTTGCTAACGTGTGGATTGGTGTGGACAACGGTTTTCTTATATATGCTGCCATTTTTCATTCTGAAGCAGGAGTACTATCTTGTCCAGCAGGACATCACCACCTGCCATGATGTCCACAACACATGCGAGTCCTCGTCTCCCTTCCAACTCTACTACTTCATCTCCTTGGCATTCTTTGGATTCTTAATTCCATTTCTGGTCATTATCTACTGCTACACAGCCATCATTTGGACGCTTAATGCAAAAGATCGTAGGTGGTTGTGGTATGTTAAGGCGAGTCTCCTCATTCTTGTGATTTTTACCATTTGCTTTGCTCCAAGCAACATCATACTCATTATTCACCACGCAAACTACTACTACAACAACGCCGATGGCTTATACTTCATCTATCTCATAGCTTTGTGCCTGGGTAGCTTGAATAGTTGCCTAGAtccattcctttattttctcatgtCAAAAATCACGGATCACTCCACGGCTTACCTTACAATGGTGAAATCATCTTAG